A DNA window from Arachis duranensis cultivar V14167 chromosome 3, aradu.V14167.gnm2.J7QH, whole genome shotgun sequence contains the following coding sequences:
- the LOC107477129 gene encoding protein RADIALIS-like 4 isoform X1 — MASTTLSKQKKPSSESSSRWTAKENKLFEKALAEYDKDTADRWQNVAKAVGGKSVDEVKRHYEILLEDLRHIESGHVPIPNYKSTPSTTTNLDEEQRLLKYLKLS; from the exons ATGGCTTCAACCACTCTTAGCAAACAAAAGAAGCCTTCTTCTGAGTCCTCATCAAGATGgacagcaaaagaaaataagctCTTTGAGAAGGCACTTGCAGAATATGATAAAGACACTGCAGATAGGTGGCAGAATGTGGCAAAAGCAGTTGGTGGAAAATCTGTTGATGAAGTTAAGAGACATTATGAAATTCTCTTAGAAGATCTCAGACACATTGAGTCCGGCCATGTTCCAATTCCTAACTACAAGTCCACACCTTCAACCACCACCAATCTTGATGAAGAACAGAG GCTTTTGAAGTATCTTAAACTGAGTTGA
- the LOC107476662 gene encoding 3-ketoacyl-CoA synthase 4, translating into MNSDGTTTTGGGGGDVQIHQTRILPDFLQSVNLKYVKLGYHYLITHLLTLCLIPLMSIIIIQASQMNPNDLHHLWLHLQYNLVSVIICSAILVFGSTVYIMTRPRSIYLVDYSCYKPPSNLSVKFTQFMEHSKLTGDFSDDSLDFQRKILERSGLGEETYVPEAMHHIPPTPSMAAAREEAENVMFGALDNLFANTKIKPKDIGVLVVNCSLFNPTPSLSAMIVNKYKLRGNIRSFNLGGMGCSAGVIAIDLAKDMLQVHRNTYAVVVSTENITQNWYFGNKKSMLIPNCLFRVGGSAVLLSNKGSVKRRAKYKLVHVVRTHKGADDKAFRCVYQEQDDDGKTGVSLSKDLMAIAGGALKTNITTLGPLVLPISEQLLFFATLVVKKLLNAKVKPYIPDFKLAFDHFCIHAGGRAVIDELEKNLQLLPMHVEASRMTLHRFGNTSSSSIWYELAYTEAKGRMRKGNRVWQIAFGSGFKCNSAVWQALRHVKPSPKSPWEDCIHRYPVQVVT; encoded by the coding sequence ATGAATTCCGATGGCACCACCACCACCGGCGGCGGCGGCGGAGACGTTCAGATCCACCAAACTCGGATTCTACCGGATTTTCTCCAGAGCGTGAATCTCAAGTACGTGAAACTTGGATACCACTACCTAATCACTCACCTCTTAACCCTCTGCTTGATTCCTCTCATGTCAATCATTATAATCCAAGCATCTCAGATGAACCCTAACGACCTTCACCACTTATGGCTCCACCTTCAGTACAATCTCGTCAGCGTCATAATCTGCTCCGCGATCCTCGTTTTTGGATCCACCGTTTACATCATGACAAGGCCAAGATCCATTTACCTCGTTGATTATTCGTGTTACAAGCCACCTTCTAATCTCAGCGTCAAGTTCACTCAGTTCATGGAACATTCTAAGCTCACCGGTGATTTCTCTGACGATTCTCTTGATTTCCAGAGGAAGATTCTAGAACGTTCTGGTCTTGGTGAGGAGACTTATGTACCCGAAGCCATGCATCATATCCCTCCAACTCCTTCCATGGCTGCTGCAAGAGAAGAAGCTGAGAATGTTATGTTTGGTGCTTTGGATAATCTCTTTGCTAATACAAAGATTAAGCCTAAGGATATTGGTGTTCTTGTTGTGAATTGCAGTTTGTTTAACCCAACTCCTTCACTTTCTGCAATGATTGTGAACAAGTACAAGCTTAGGGGTAACATTAGAAGCTTCAATTTGGGTGGTATGGGTTGTAGTGCAGGAGTTATAGCCATTGATCTTGCTAAGGACATGCTTCAAGTTCATAGGAACACTTATGCTGTTGTTGTTAGCACTGAGAACATTACTCAGAATTGGTACTTTGGGAACAAGAAATCTATGCTGATCCCAAATTGTTTGTTCCGTGTTGGTGGTTCTGCTGTTTTGTTGTCCAACAAAGGCTCTGTTAAGAGAAGAGCAAAGTACAAGCTTGTTCATGTTGTGAGGACTCATAAGGGTGCTGATGATAAAGCTTTCAGGTGTGTGTATCAAGAACAAGATGATGATGGCAAAACTGGTGTTTCTCTCTCAAAGGATCTTATGGCTATTGCTGGTGGGGCTTTGAAGACTAACATCACAACTTTGGGGCCTCTTGTTCTTCCAATAAGTGAACAGCTTCTGTTCTTTGCTACTTTGGTTGTTAAGAAGCTTCTGAATGCAAAAGTGAAGCCTTATATACCTGATTTCAAGCTTGCATTTGATCATTTCTGCATTCATGCTGGTGggagagctgtgattgatgagCTTGAGAAGAATCTTCAGCTTCTGCCTATGCATGTTGAGGCTTCTAGAATGACACTTCACAGATTTGGGAACACTTCTTCAAGCTCTATTTGGTATGAGCTGGCATACACTGAAGCCAAGGGAAGAATGAGGAAGGGGAATAGGGTGTGGCAGATTGCATTTGGAAGTGGATTTAAGTGTAACAGTGCAGTGTGGCAGGCACTTAGGCATGTCAAGCCTTCACCTAAGTCTCCTTGGGAAGATTGCATTCATAGGTATCCAGTGCAGGTTGTTACATAG
- the LOC107477129 gene encoding protein RADIALIS-like 4 isoform X2, with product MASTTLSKQKKPSSESSSRWTAKENKLFEKALAEYDKDTADRWQNVAKAVGGKSVDEVKRHYEILLEDLRHIESGHVPIPNYKSTPSTTTNLDEEQRYYY from the coding sequence ATGGCTTCAACCACTCTTAGCAAACAAAAGAAGCCTTCTTCTGAGTCCTCATCAAGATGgacagcaaaagaaaataagctCTTTGAGAAGGCACTTGCAGAATATGATAAAGACACTGCAGATAGGTGGCAGAATGTGGCAAAAGCAGTTGGTGGAAAATCTGTTGATGAAGTTAAGAGACATTATGAAATTCTCTTAGAAGATCTCAGACACATTGAGTCCGGCCATGTTCCAATTCCTAACTACAAGTCCACACCTTCAACCACCACCAATCTTGATGAAGAACAGAGGTATTATTATTAG